From a single Cotesia glomerata isolate CgM1 linkage group LG6, MPM_Cglom_v2.3, whole genome shotgun sequence genomic region:
- the LOC123267817 gene encoding odorant receptor 2a-like produces the protein MVYMICTTTCICVIGYKILVNCMTGPDADLVQFFIYIFAVYLIMTVFCFISEQLMSECDKVSEAFWNCEWYRMPPKTVVNVMFCIQRSQRPLTLKIGKFAHFGHNMLTVVTKTAMGYLSILRNFLVIE, from the exons ATGGTTTATATGATTTGCACAACCACCTGCATTTGTGTTATTGGCTACAAAATACTGGTG AACTGCATGACCGGACCAGATGCGGATTTAgtccaattttttatatatatatttgcgGTGTACCTCATAATGACGGTATTTTGTTTCATCAGCGAGCAGCTCATGTCTGag tGTGATAAAGTCAGTGAAGCTTTTTGGAATTGTGAATGGTACCGAATGCCGCCAAAGACTGTTGTTAATGTCATGTTCTGTATTCAAAGATCTCAACGACCACTTACGctgaaaattggaaaatttgcACACTTTGGCCACAATATGCTGACAGTTGTTACCAAAACAGCCATGGGTTACTTAAGTATTTTACGTAACTTTTTAGTAATTGAGTAa
- the LOC123267812 gene encoding odorant receptor 13a-like, translating into MEKLSSDQKQLDEGVKIFDYTRIVSKTVGLWPLASNDYIFTFSLCYFTAIMIFEWMDLYYSLDDFNSVLDNLTENLSFTHIYIRGIILRIHMNKLKKIIENTIDDFSINSFKNPSEIKIFMAYIEKGRFFVKSIISFMAMTVITWYFQPLTTPAPVASDNETIRFLLPYRCHIIFEINDTKSYMLTYIAFAPYIWIEACSHASVECLLITLVYYLRGRLVILAGRIDRLNGMETLEWKNDFQDIIVEHIRLLKLGNNVIDIYGTSLMVYMICTTTCICVVGYKILVNCMTGPDADLVQFFIYIVAVYFIMTVFCFISEQLMSECDKVSEAFWNCEWYRMPPKTVVNVMFCIQRSQRPLTLKIGKFAHFGHNMLTVVTKTAMGYLSVLRNFLVIE; encoded by the exons ATGGAAAAGTTGAGTTCTGATCAAAAACAGCTGGACGAGGGTGTCAAAATATTCGATTATACCAGGATAGTATCTAAAACCGTAGGATTGTGGCCTTTAGCTTCAAATGATTACATTTTTACTTTCTCGCTTTGTTATTTCACGGCGATAATGATTTTTGAGTGGATGGATTTGTACTACTCGCTGGATGATTTCAACAGTGTCCTCGATAATCTCACGGAAAACTTATCATTCACCCATATTTATATCCGTGGAATTATTTTGAGGATCCACATGAacaaactgaaaaaaataattgaaaacacAATTGATGATTTTAGTATAAATAGCTTCAAAAATCCATCggagataaaaatattcatggCTTACATCGAAAAGGGTCGATTTTTCGTCAAGTCAATAATTTCTTTCATGGCGATGACTGTAATTACTTGGTACTTTCAGCCTTTGACAACCCCAGCTCCTGTCG CCAGTGATAATGAGACGATAAGGTTCCTTTTGCCTTATCGCTGtcacataatttttgaaataaatgatACAAAATCTTACATGCTGACTTACATTGCCTTTGCGCCTTACATATGGATCGAAGCATGCAGCCACGCTTCAGTCGAGTGTTTGCTCATTACTCTTGTTTATTATTTGCGAGGAAGACTAGTTATCTTAGCGGGCAGAATCGACAGACTGAATGGAATGGAAACACTTGAGtggaaaaatgattttcaagACATCATTGTGGAACACATTAGATTGCTCAA aTTAGGAAATAATGTCATCGATATCTACGGCACTTCGTTGATGGTTTATATGATTTGCACAACCACCTGCATTTGCGTTGTTGGCTACAAAATACTGGTG AACTGCATGACCGGACCAGATGCGGATTTAgtccaattttttatatatatagttgCGGTGTATTTCATAATGACGGTATTTTGTTTCATCAGCGAGCAGCTCATGTCTGag TGTGATAAAGTTAGCGAAGCTTTTTGGAATTGTGAATGGTACCGAATGCCGCCAAAGACTGTTGTTAATGTCATGTTCTGTATTCAAAGATCTCAACGACCACTTACGctgaaaattggaaaatttgcACACTTTGGCCACAATATGCTGACAGTTGTCACCAAAACAGCCATGGGATACTTAAGTGTTTTACGTAACTTTTTAGTAATTGAGTAA
- the LOC123267811 gene encoding odorant receptor 13a-like, whose translation MEKLSSDQKQLDEGVKIFDFSRRVSKAVGLWPLASNDYIFTFSYCYFTVIMIFEWMDLYYSLDDLNDVLDNLTENLSYTQIYIRGIILRIHMNRLKKIIKNTIGDFSINSFKNPSEIKIFMTYIKKGRFFVKSIISFMAMTVITWYFQPLTTPAPVASDNETIMFLLPYRCHIIFEINDTKSYMLTYIAFAPYTWIHGCSHASVECFLITLVYYLRGRLVILAGRIDRLSGRETLEWKNDFQDIIVEHIRLLKLGNNVIDIYSTSLMVYMICTTICICVIGYKILVNCMTGPDADLVQFFIYVFAVYLIMTIFCFISEQLMSECDKVSEAFWNCEWYRMPPKTVVNVMFCIQRSQRPLTLKIGKFAHFGNNMLTVVTKTAMGYLSVLRNFLVIE comes from the exons ATGGAAAAGTTGAGTTCTGATCAAAAACAGCTGGACGAGGGCGTCAAAATATTCGATTTTAGCAGAAGAGTATCTAAAGCCGTAGGATTGTGGCCTTTAGCTTCAAATGATTACATTTTTACTTTCTCATATTGTTATTTCACAGTGATAATGATTTTTGAGTGGATGGATTTGTACTACTCGCTGGATGATCTCAACGATGTCCTCGACAATCTCACAGAAAACTTATCGTACACCCAAATTTACATCCGTGGTATTATTTTGAGGATCCACATGAACAGactgaagaaaataattaaaaacacaaTCGGTGATTTTAGTATAAATAGCTTCAAAAATCCCTCggagataaaaatattcatgacTTACATCAAAAAGGGTCGATTTTTCGTCAAGTCAATAATTTCTTTCATGGCGATGACTGTAATTACTTGGTACTTTCAGCCTTTGACAACCCCAGCTCCTGTCG CTAGTGATAATGAGACGATAATGTTCCTTTTGCCTTATCGCTGtcacataatttttgaaataaatgatACAAAATCTTACATGCTGACTTACATTGCCTTTGCGCCTTACACATGGATCCACGGATGCAGCCACGCTTCAGTCGAGTGTTTCCTCATTACtcttgtttattatttacgaGGAAGACTAGTTATCTTGGCGGGCAGAATCGACAGACTGAGTGGAAGGGAAACACTTGAGtggaaaaatgattttcaagACATCATTGTGGAACATATTAGATTGCTCAA ATTAGGAAACAATGTCATCGATATCTACAGCACGTCGTTGATGGTTTACATGATTTGCACAACCATCTGCATTTGCGTTATTGGCTACAAAATACTGGTT AACTGCATGACCGGACCAGATGCGGATTTAgtccaattttttatatatgtatttgcGGTGTACCTCATAATGACAATATTTTGTTTCATCAGCGAGCAGCTCATGTCTGag TGTGATAAAGTTAGCGAAGCTTTTTGGAATTGTGAATGGTACCGAATGCCGCCAAAGACTGTTGTTAATGTCATGTTCTGTATTCAAAGATCTCAACGACCACTTACGctgaaaattggaaaatttgcACACTTTGGCAACAATATGCTGACAGTTGTCACCAAAACCGCTATGGGATACTTAAGTGTTTTACGTAACTTTTTAGTAATTGAGTaa